One window of the Salvia miltiorrhiza cultivar Shanhuang (shh) chromosome 6, IMPLAD_Smil_shh, whole genome shotgun sequence genome contains the following:
- the LOC130988894 gene encoding uncharacterized protein LOC130988894 translates to MGRGRGKGKKQSAIAARDDTGSGEDEKLPVRRRGRPQKPMKDEFEEEDEVEKIEEEDEDGEETKNLVLSKSSKNQAVAENGRKRKRPSQIKESDELVKEENAMAAKSNATVLIKPVGYRQHGSRRKNKPRRAAEVGVECK, encoded by the coding sequence ATGGGAAGAGGGAGAGGGAAAGGGAAGAAACAATCTGCGATTGCTGCTCGCGATGATACTGGCAGCGGTGAGGATGAGAAGCTACCTGTGAGGAGAAGAGGGAGGCCACAAAAACCAATGAAAGATGAGTTTGAGGAGGAAGACGAAGTTGAGAagattgaggaagaagatgaggatggTGAGGAGACGAAGAATTTGGTGTTGAGTAAAAGCAGCAAGAACCAAGCTGTTGCAGAGAATGGCAGGAAGAGGAAGAGGCCCTCACAGATCAAGGAAAGTGATGAATTAGTAAAGGAGGAGAATGCCATGGCTGCCAAAAGTAATGCCACTGTCCTAATCAAGCCCGTTGGCTATAGACAACACGGGAGCAGAAGGAAGAACAAGCCCAGACGGGCTGCTGAAGTTGGTGTCGAATGCAAATAA